The following proteins come from a genomic window of Pyxidicoccus sp. MSG2:
- a CDS encoding nucleotidyltransferase family protein, protein MDARALGALLRSWPQAPSREAPVGAEADGLVRAAVHHGLAGFVEHAVARAGWVLPEEPRAVLRRESLLGAARVMRVKVLLTRSLEALDSVGCVPVLLKGYGLARRLYPDPLQRATTDVDLLVARGDVDAAMRALTGLGLAVRAGDGARHGEEDSHHVELVGPAGLVELHFRALAGWGEALEGDALMARAVEGEVEGRRVWWLRPEDEAVYLALHASNHLLQRLAWVFDLKLLALKGLDWRGVVEGARGTAFPHLAWYGWEVARRLLDAPVPSEVLEALAPPRWQRVLAGRFFSDARLLGADLARSKPAWVAAKLLLAPRTGAMARYALRRVGNAVRAAR, encoded by the coding sequence GTGGACGCGCGCGCCCTGGGGGCGCTGCTGCGGTCCTGGCCCCAGGCCCCTTCACGTGAAGCCCCGGTGGGTGCGGAGGCCGACGGGCTGGTGCGCGCGGCGGTGCACCATGGGCTCGCGGGCTTCGTGGAGCACGCGGTGGCGCGGGCCGGATGGGTGCTGCCCGAGGAGCCTCGCGCGGTCCTGCGGCGCGAGTCGCTGCTGGGCGCGGCGCGGGTGATGCGGGTGAAGGTGCTGCTCACGCGCAGCCTGGAGGCGCTGGACTCCGTGGGCTGCGTGCCGGTGCTGCTCAAGGGGTACGGCCTGGCGCGGCGGCTGTACCCGGACCCGTTGCAGCGGGCGACGACGGACGTGGACCTGCTGGTGGCGCGCGGCGACGTGGACGCGGCGATGCGGGCGCTCACGGGGCTGGGGTTGGCGGTGCGGGCGGGGGATGGCGCGCGGCATGGCGAGGAGGACTCGCACCACGTGGAGTTGGTGGGGCCGGCGGGGCTGGTGGAACTGCACTTCCGCGCGCTGGCGGGGTGGGGCGAGGCGCTGGAAGGGGACGCGCTGATGGCGCGGGCGGTGGAGGGCGAGGTGGAGGGCCGGCGCGTGTGGTGGCTGCGGCCAGAGGACGAGGCGGTGTACCTGGCGCTGCATGCGAGCAACCATCTGTTGCAGCGGCTGGCGTGGGTGTTCGATTTGAAGTTGCTGGCGCTGAAGGGGTTGGATTGGCGAGGCGTGGTGGAAGGCGCGCGGGGGACGGCCTTCCCGCACCTGGCGTGGTACGGCTGGGAGGTGGCGCGGAGGCTGCTGGATGCGCCAGTGCCGTCGGAGGTGCTGGAGGCGCTGGCTCCGCCCCGGTGGCAGCGGGTGCTGGCGGGGCGGTTCTTCTCGGACGCGCGGCTGTTGGGCGCGGACCTGGCGCGCAGCAAGCCGGCGTGGGTGGCGGCGAAGCTGCTGCTGGCGCCCCGGACCGGGGCCATGGCGCGGTATGCGCTGCGCCGGGTTGGGAACGCAGTGCGGGCCGCGCGCTGA
- a CDS encoding UDP-glucose dehydrogenase family protein — protein MRIAIIGTGYVGLVAGTCFADSGNDVTCVDIDERKIRMLQAGEVPIYEPGLEELIKKNVREKRLFFTRDLAEAVAPAQVVFIAVGTPEGESGDADLQYVLAAAEQIGKAMKQYTVVVDKSTVPVGTADKVREAIRKVTSIEFDVVSNPEFLKEGAALDDFLKPDRVVIGVDSERGRKVMGELYAPFVRTENPVIYMDTRSAELTKYAANAMLATRISFMNDISALCEKVGADVDFVRKGLGSDKRIGYPFLFPGVGYGGSCFPKDVKALVATARDYGLELDLLRAVERTNERQKKLLVNKAVKHYGTLEGKKFGVWGLAFKPKTDDMREAPAIEVIEGLIGKGAQVVAHDPVSAHTAKRVFGDRIRYATVPYEALEGVDGLFVVTEWNEFRHPDFERMKGLMKSPVVFDGRNVYDPVRMRELGFTYYGIGRR, from the coding sequence ATGCGTATTGCCATCATCGGAACGGGCTACGTCGGCCTCGTCGCGGGTACCTGCTTCGCGGACTCGGGGAACGACGTCACGTGCGTGGACATCGACGAGCGGAAGATCCGCATGCTCCAGGCGGGCGAGGTGCCCATCTACGAGCCGGGTCTCGAGGAGCTCATCAAGAAGAACGTGCGTGAGAAGCGCCTGTTCTTCACGCGCGACCTGGCCGAGGCCGTGGCCCCCGCGCAGGTGGTCTTCATCGCCGTGGGCACGCCCGAGGGCGAGAGCGGCGACGCCGACCTCCAGTACGTGCTGGCCGCCGCCGAGCAGATCGGCAAGGCGATGAAGCAGTACACGGTGGTGGTGGACAAGAGCACCGTGCCGGTGGGCACCGCGGACAAGGTGCGCGAGGCCATCCGCAAGGTGACGAGCATCGAGTTCGACGTCGTCTCCAACCCCGAGTTCCTCAAGGAAGGCGCCGCGCTGGACGACTTCCTCAAGCCGGACCGCGTCGTCATCGGCGTGGACTCCGAGCGCGGCCGCAAGGTGATGGGCGAGCTGTACGCGCCCTTCGTGCGCACCGAGAACCCGGTCATCTACATGGACACGCGCTCGGCGGAGCTGACGAAGTACGCCGCCAACGCGATGCTGGCCACGCGCATCTCGTTCATGAACGACATCTCCGCGCTGTGCGAGAAGGTCGGCGCGGACGTGGACTTCGTGCGCAAGGGCCTGGGCTCGGACAAGCGCATCGGCTACCCGTTCCTCTTCCCGGGCGTGGGCTACGGCGGCTCCTGCTTCCCCAAGGACGTGAAGGCGCTGGTGGCCACCGCGCGCGACTACGGCCTGGAGCTGGACCTGCTGCGCGCGGTGGAGCGCACCAACGAGCGCCAGAAGAAGCTGTTGGTGAACAAGGCCGTGAAGCACTACGGCACGCTCGAAGGGAAGAAGTTCGGCGTGTGGGGCCTGGCCTTCAAGCCGAAGACGGACGACATGCGCGAGGCGCCCGCCATCGAGGTCATCGAGGGGCTCATCGGCAAGGGCGCGCAGGTGGTGGCGCACGACCCCGTGTCCGCGCACACCGCGAAGCGCGTCTTCGGTGACCGCATCCGCTACGCCACGGTGCCCTACGAGGCGCTGGAGGGCGTGGACGGCCTCTTCGTCGTGACGGAGTGGAACGAGTTCCGTCACCCGGACTTCGAGCGCATGAAGGGCCTGATGAAGTCGCCCGTCGTGTTCGACGGCCGCAACGTGTACGACCCGGTGCGCATGCGCGAGCTGGGCTTCACGTACTACGGCATCGGCCGCCGATGA
- a CDS encoding nucleotidyltransferase family protein, translated as MPPSLLDTFRVLASFDPPRVSLRGAPWEEYVDWAIAQGLAPLAAYNLQYRLGGAAVPEWVRDRLLAIYQGSANDNVMKLVNFKQMVDDLQGRRLVLFGGAAFADSLYPHVAFRPVTELQLLMRRLDVDGFAGFLSNHEFKPEDAAGSGATKVVSDGRTLILLYSDVFGPQRKEQVSGILERARPMKMYGPSVFRADLEDALLLAVLEQARQGYEVPWLSFLDVRELVTGAKAMGGPYSRPVDVGALLARAAEWRLERALYTSLSIVARLFPEAAADATAAFPPLRRATRELLDRTVVGPVSTPGRSTALKGLERVRRLLTGQ; from the coding sequence ATGCCGCCCAGCCTCCTCGACACCTTCCGCGTCCTCGCTTCCTTCGACCCACCCCGGGTCTCGCTGCGGGGGGCGCCGTGGGAGGAGTACGTGGACTGGGCCATCGCCCAGGGCCTGGCGCCCCTGGCCGCGTACAACCTCCAGTACCGGCTGGGCGGCGCGGCCGTGCCGGAGTGGGTGCGCGACAGGCTGCTGGCCATCTACCAGGGCTCGGCCAACGACAATGTGATGAAGCTCGTCAACTTCAAGCAGATGGTGGACGACCTTCAGGGCCGCAGGCTGGTGCTGTTCGGCGGCGCCGCCTTCGCCGACTCGCTCTACCCCCACGTCGCCTTCCGCCCGGTGACGGAATTGCAACTGCTGATGCGGCGGCTGGACGTGGACGGCTTCGCGGGCTTCCTCTCCAACCACGAGTTCAAGCCCGAGGACGCCGCCGGCTCCGGCGCCACGAAGGTGGTGTCCGACGGGCGCACCCTCATCCTCCTCTACTCGGACGTATTCGGTCCCCAGCGCAAGGAGCAGGTCTCCGGCATCCTCGAGCGGGCCCGGCCCATGAAGATGTACGGCCCGTCCGTGTTCCGCGCCGACCTGGAGGACGCGCTGCTCCTGGCCGTCCTGGAGCAGGCACGTCAGGGCTATGAGGTACCCTGGCTGTCGTTCCTGGACGTGCGCGAGCTCGTCACCGGCGCGAAGGCCATGGGGGGCCCGTACTCGCGCCCGGTGGACGTGGGCGCCCTGCTGGCCCGGGCCGCGGAGTGGCGCCTGGAGCGTGCCCTGTACACGTCCCTGTCCATTGTCGCGCGGCTCTTCCCGGAGGCCGCCGCGGACGCCACCGCCGCCTTCCCCCCGCTGCGCCGGGCCACGCGTGAATTGCTCGACAGGACGGTGGTGGGTCCTGTGAGCACCCCCGGCCGGTCCACGGCCCTCAAGGGGCTGGAGCGGGTGCGCCGGCTTCTCACAGGCCAGTAA
- a CDS encoding MraY family glycosyltransferase, whose protein sequence is MITFFVAFLVSLMVALVLTLLVRNRAVAWGWLDQANSSRKVHVRPIPRLGGIGIVGGFFAPLCALFLVDSGVGHNFRSHRELVAGLFIGGAVIAALGLYDDLRGAGARLKFGVQLAVALGLYAMGFRIDVIANPFGPELSLGALSLPFTVLWMVGVVNALNLIDGLDGLAGGVAFFGVSTNFILALSRGDILLCLLMAALAGAILGFLVFNFNPASIFMGDTGSMFLGFVLAAVAIKTSTKSGTTVAMLVPVMALGLPIMDTLLAMVRRSMLGRPMFSADKEHIHHRVMSRMVLSHRSTVLVLYGLCGLFTLTALGLNFANSAQSAMLLCGMGVVIFVLMRKLGYLDLRRASDVQQVRQRNIRLRTLVKDVTRGVRQSPSLQDVWNALRPLAEAMDVARQELRFQRVSGGQTDGIVFETQRSSGTALPLEVRIDVKDEEEVLGALLLVWRDGRAAISRDEELALEVVADAVAERAARLHAPVEVEPGRVIALRR, encoded by the coding sequence ATGATCACCTTCTTCGTCGCGTTCCTCGTCTCGCTCATGGTGGCTCTGGTGCTCACGCTGCTGGTGCGCAACCGGGCCGTGGCGTGGGGGTGGCTGGACCAGGCCAATTCCAGTCGGAAGGTGCACGTCCGTCCCATTCCCCGGCTGGGAGGCATTGGCATCGTCGGCGGTTTCTTCGCGCCGCTGTGCGCGCTGTTCCTGGTGGACTCGGGCGTGGGGCACAACTTCCGCTCGCACCGTGAGCTGGTGGCGGGCCTCTTCATCGGCGGCGCGGTGATTGCGGCGCTGGGCCTGTATGACGACCTGAGGGGCGCGGGCGCGCGGCTGAAGTTCGGGGTGCAGCTCGCGGTGGCGCTGGGCCTGTACGCGATGGGCTTCCGCATCGACGTCATCGCCAACCCGTTCGGCCCGGAGCTGTCCCTGGGGGCGCTGAGCCTGCCCTTCACGGTGCTGTGGATGGTGGGCGTGGTGAACGCGCTCAACCTCATCGACGGGCTGGATGGGCTGGCGGGCGGAGTGGCCTTCTTCGGCGTGAGCACCAACTTCATCCTCGCGCTGTCGCGAGGGGACATCCTGCTGTGCCTGCTGATGGCGGCGCTGGCGGGCGCCATCCTCGGGTTCCTGGTGTTCAACTTCAACCCGGCCTCCATCTTCATGGGGGACACGGGGAGCATGTTCCTGGGCTTCGTGCTGGCGGCGGTGGCCATCAAGACGAGCACGAAGAGCGGGACGACGGTGGCCATGCTGGTGCCGGTGATGGCGCTGGGGCTGCCCATCATGGACACGCTGCTGGCCATGGTGCGCCGCTCGATGCTGGGCCGGCCGATGTTCAGCGCGGACAAGGAGCACATCCACCACCGGGTGATGAGCCGCATGGTGCTCAGCCACCGCTCCACGGTGCTGGTGCTCTACGGGCTGTGCGGCCTGTTCACGCTGACGGCGTTGGGGTTGAACTTCGCCAACAGCGCGCAGAGCGCCATGCTGCTGTGTGGCATGGGCGTGGTCATCTTCGTGCTGATGCGCAAGCTGGGCTACCTGGACCTGCGGCGCGCGTCGGACGTGCAGCAGGTGCGGCAGCGCAACATCCGGCTGCGCACGCTGGTGAAGGACGTCACCCGCGGGGTCCGCCAGTCGCCGTCGTTGCAGGACGTGTGGAATGCGCTGCGGCCGCTGGCGGAGGCGATGGACGTGGCGCGGCAGGAGCTGCGCTTCCAGCGCGTGTCCGGCGGGCAGACGGACGGCATCGTCTTCGAGACGCAGCGCTCGTCGGGCACCGCGCTGCCGCTCGAGGTGCGCATCGACGTGAAGGACGAGGAGGAGGTGCTCGGGGCGCTGCTGCTGGTGTGGCGCGACGGGCGGGCGGCCATCAGCCGCGATGAGGAACTGGCGCTGGAGGTGGTGGCGGACGCGGTGGCCGAGCGCGCCGCGCGGCTGCATGCGCCGGTGGAAGTGGAGCCCGGGCGCGTCATCGCGCTGCGGCGGTGA
- a CDS encoding acyltransferase family protein — MSRGGSLDSLTGLRFFAALHVVLFHFARPYLVTAPEGLRNWVGAGYSAVGVFFVLSGFVLAWNYLDRDGRMETGPRAFFVARVARVYPVYLLTFLLSAAPTIALSVEANGWSVAAGKLAVGGLTSLALVQAWVPRLALYWNPPGWSVAVEAFFYVLFPGLALGLLPRLRPSRLPALMGAVWVLGLVPPLLFLALRPDEAPPVDASTWSTGLAIIKFNPLLRLPEFLFGVLLGWCFVRERAEGVKQGSGAVLAFTGAALLVAAGAAGPRIPYPLMHNALLAPASGLLVYGLARGGGPLGWLLSRPLLVQLGGASYALYLLQFPLWEGFVALGQWVDLQSPLLVLALSVLASVVVHRYVETPSRSRVRRALQPWVDGESRVSARPVVPGA; from the coding sequence ATGAGCCGGGGCGGGTCGCTCGACTCCCTCACGGGGCTGCGCTTCTTCGCGGCCCTTCACGTGGTGCTGTTCCACTTCGCGCGGCCGTACCTGGTGACGGCGCCGGAGGGACTGCGCAACTGGGTGGGGGCGGGCTACTCCGCCGTGGGCGTCTTCTTCGTGCTGTCGGGCTTCGTCCTTGCCTGGAACTACCTGGACCGGGACGGCCGCATGGAGACGGGGCCGCGCGCCTTTTTCGTCGCGCGCGTGGCCCGGGTGTACCCCGTCTACCTGCTGACGTTCCTCCTGTCGGCGGCGCCCACCATCGCCCTGTCCGTGGAAGCCAACGGGTGGTCGGTGGCCGCGGGGAAGCTGGCGGTGGGCGGCCTCACCTCGCTGGCGCTGGTGCAGGCGTGGGTGCCCCGGCTGGCGCTGTACTGGAACCCGCCAGGCTGGTCCGTGGCGGTGGAGGCCTTCTTCTACGTCCTCTTTCCGGGACTCGCGCTCGGGCTGCTGCCGCGCCTGCGCCCCTCGAGGCTGCCGGCGCTGATGGGCGCGGTGTGGGTACTCGGGCTGGTGCCGCCGCTGCTGTTCCTGGCGCTGCGCCCGGACGAGGCGCCCCCGGTGGACGCGTCCACCTGGTCCACGGGGCTGGCCATCATCAAGTTCAACCCGCTGCTGCGCCTGCCGGAGTTCCTCTTCGGCGTGCTGCTCGGCTGGTGCTTCGTCCGTGAGCGCGCGGAGGGAGTGAAGCAGGGCAGCGGCGCGGTGCTGGCCTTCACCGGCGCGGCCCTGCTGGTGGCGGCGGGCGCGGCGGGCCCGCGGATTCCGTACCCGCTGATGCACAACGCGCTGCTGGCGCCCGCGTCGGGGCTGCTGGTGTACGGGCTGGCGCGCGGAGGCGGGCCGCTGGGCTGGCTGCTGTCGCGCCCGCTGCTGGTGCAACTGGGCGGGGCCAGCTACGCGCTCTACCTCCTCCAGTTTCCGCTATGGGAGGGCTTCGTCGCGCTGGGGCAGTGGGTGGACCTGCAGTCGCCCCTGCTGGTGCTGGCGCTGAGCGTGCTGGCTTCGGTGGTGGTGCACCGCTACGTGGAGACGCCCTCCCGCTCGCGGGTGCGCAGGGCGCTTCAGCCGTGGGTGGACGGGGAGTCGCGCGTGTCAGCGCGGCCGGTGGTGCCGGGGGCCTGA
- a CDS encoding FG-GAP-like repeat-containing protein gives MRQQGWTDRRAGQWCVLGALGLVACSGTASEAPAAQGSTAVVEVEAEARCEVRPPFDPHFEPEVEWAWTDSPVMPTHTNVESTPVVVDVSGDGVPDVVFNSFEGWNFKTNGVLRAISGADGSDLWAVTDPALRTRGASNVAAGDIDGDGKVELCTVPESAVGIICFENTGAFKFRADGPRLDWGGVSLADLDGNGTVEIIAGNHVYDSTGVLKWVGSDGVGGAPNGIGPLAFAVDLDGDGKQEVVNGRSIYRHDGTLKCRAEALGHGLSGVGNFDTDPQGEVVVVWTGHVSLMEADCTVRWTAENLGLGVGGPPNIADFDGDGQPEIGVSGMAFYSVFEADGTLKWLTPTQDTSSNSTGSTTFDFEGDGHAEVIYADETALRIYDGATGAVRFEAPHSSCTAFENPVVADVDGDGNAEIVVAQNTACDFGPFHGIRVFRDKKDGWVNTRRIWNQHAYSVTNVGDDGSIPAHPAANWLTPGLNTFRTNSQGAGSVEPFAAPDLVVEAVSATCDSEGVVKLGARVKNAGDSPASAGVRVAFYRGPASGSGTLLGVATLTDKVDAGGEAWAELELGTAPGGRGEVSAVVDDDGTGTGRELECREDNNTGSALVGLECGGEANVPPVAVCRDVTVSADAMCRGSASVDDGSHDPDGQPGPFRVTQVAPGPFGLGSREVTLTASDGEDSAVCTGTVTVVDTTLPRIVCPSPQVLECVSGGAQATYAAHAEDNCGPVSVTCTPPTGAVFPLGRTVVDCNAVDGAGNACGCGFTVSVRDTRPPVPGSSLGVKLWPVDHQYRTVTLAECAGPAKDACMGDLPLEQYGRIVRVTSDESEDAGGTCDGDTCDDMAVRVNTTSVQLRAERDDTGDGRVYTVHYVVEDPSGNKAAGSCTVGVPRDTYGQQPPQDSGPEYCVGQGCPYGMGGSYLCP, from the coding sequence ATGAGGCAGCAGGGCTGGACGGACAGGCGGGCGGGCCAGTGGTGTGTCCTGGGGGCGCTCGGACTGGTGGCGTGCAGCGGCACGGCCTCGGAGGCGCCCGCGGCGCAGGGCTCCACGGCGGTGGTGGAGGTGGAGGCAGAGGCCCGCTGCGAGGTGCGGCCCCCCTTCGACCCGCACTTCGAGCCGGAGGTCGAGTGGGCCTGGACGGACAGCCCGGTGATGCCCACGCACACCAACGTGGAGAGCACGCCCGTGGTGGTGGACGTCAGCGGCGACGGCGTGCCGGACGTGGTGTTCAACAGCTTCGAGGGCTGGAACTTCAAGACGAACGGCGTGCTGCGCGCCATCAGCGGAGCGGACGGCTCGGACTTGTGGGCGGTGACGGACCCGGCGCTCCGGACGCGGGGGGCGTCGAACGTCGCGGCGGGAGACATCGACGGCGACGGGAAGGTGGAGCTGTGCACCGTGCCGGAGAGCGCGGTGGGCATCATCTGCTTCGAGAACACCGGCGCCTTCAAGTTCCGCGCGGACGGGCCCCGGCTGGACTGGGGAGGCGTGTCGCTGGCGGACCTGGACGGGAACGGGACGGTGGAAATCATCGCCGGCAACCACGTCTACGACAGCACGGGAGTCCTGAAGTGGGTGGGCAGCGACGGGGTGGGAGGCGCGCCGAACGGCATCGGCCCGCTGGCCTTCGCGGTGGACCTGGACGGGGACGGCAAGCAGGAGGTCGTGAACGGCCGCAGCATCTACCGACATGACGGCACGCTGAAGTGCCGGGCCGAGGCACTGGGCCATGGCCTGTCGGGCGTGGGCAACTTCGACACCGACCCGCAGGGCGAGGTGGTGGTGGTGTGGACCGGCCACGTGTCGCTGATGGAGGCCGACTGCACGGTGCGCTGGACGGCGGAGAACCTGGGCCTGGGCGTGGGCGGGCCGCCCAACATCGCGGACTTCGACGGGGACGGGCAGCCGGAAATCGGCGTGTCCGGCATGGCCTTCTATTCCGTCTTCGAGGCGGACGGGACGCTGAAGTGGCTGACGCCGACGCAGGACACCAGCTCCAACAGCACGGGCTCGACCACCTTCGACTTCGAGGGGGATGGGCACGCGGAGGTCATCTACGCGGACGAGACGGCCCTGCGCATCTACGACGGCGCCACCGGTGCGGTGCGCTTCGAGGCGCCGCACAGCTCCTGCACCGCATTCGAGAATCCGGTGGTCGCGGACGTGGACGGTGACGGCAACGCCGAAATCGTGGTGGCGCAGAACACCGCGTGTGACTTCGGCCCGTTCCACGGCATCCGCGTGTTCAGGGACAAGAAGGATGGCTGGGTGAACACGCGGCGCATCTGGAACCAGCATGCGTACTCCGTCACCAACGTGGGGGACGACGGCTCCATCCCCGCGCACCCGGCGGCCAACTGGCTCACGCCGGGGCTCAACACGTTCCGCACGAACAGCCAGGGGGCGGGCTCGGTGGAGCCCTTCGCCGCCCCGGACCTGGTGGTGGAGGCGGTGAGCGCCACGTGTGACAGCGAGGGCGTCGTGAAGCTGGGCGCGCGGGTGAAGAACGCAGGGGATTCGCCGGCCTCGGCGGGGGTGCGGGTGGCCTTCTACCGGGGGCCCGCGAGCGGGAGCGGCACGCTGCTGGGTGTGGCCACGCTGACGGACAAGGTGGACGCGGGCGGCGAGGCGTGGGCGGAGCTGGAGCTCGGCACCGCGCCCGGGGGACGGGGTGAGGTGTCCGCGGTGGTGGATGACGACGGCACCGGGACGGGGCGCGAGCTGGAGTGCCGCGAGGACAACAACACCGGCTCGGCGCTGGTGGGGCTGGAGTGCGGCGGCGAGGCCAACGTGCCTCCGGTGGCGGTGTGCCGTGACGTGACGGTGAGCGCGGATGCCATGTGCCGGGGCTCGGCCAGTGTGGACGATGGGAGCCATGACCCGGACGGACAGCCGGGCCCCTTCAGGGTGACGCAGGTGGCGCCGGGACCGTTTGGACTGGGGAGCCGCGAGGTGACGCTGACGGCTTCGGACGGTGAGGACAGCGCGGTGTGCACGGGCACGGTGACGGTAGTGGACACGACGTTGCCGCGCATCGTGTGCCCGTCGCCGCAGGTGCTGGAGTGTGTGTCGGGCGGGGCGCAGGCCACGTATGCGGCGCACGCGGAGGACAACTGCGGCCCGGTGTCGGTGACGTGCACGCCGCCGACGGGCGCCGTCTTCCCGCTGGGGCGGACGGTGGTGGACTGCAATGCGGTGGATGGAGCGGGCAATGCGTGCGGGTGTGGCTTCACGGTGTCGGTGCGGGACACGCGGCCTCCGGTGCCGGGGAGCTCGCTGGGGGTGAAGCTGTGGCCGGTGGACCACCAGTACCGCACGGTGACGCTGGCCGAGTGCGCGGGCCCGGCGAAGGACGCGTGCATGGGTGACCTGCCGCTGGAGCAATACGGCCGGATTGTCCGGGTGACGTCGGATGAGTCGGAGGACGCCGGAGGGACGTGCGACGGCGACACTTGCGACGACATGGCGGTGCGCGTGAATACGACGTCGGTGCAGCTGCGTGCCGAGCGCGACGACACGGGTGATGGCCGTGTGTACACGGTGCACTACGTGGTGGAGGACCCGTCCGGCAACAAGGCGGCAGGCAGCTGCACGGTGGGCGTGCCGCGCGACACGTATGGACAGCAGCCGCCGCAGGACAGCGGGCCGGAATACTGCGTGGGCCAGGGGTGCCCGTACGGCATGGGTGGCAGCTACCTGTGCCCCTGA
- a CDS encoding glycosyltransferase family 4 protein: MRVLLGIHHPLDPNLGAPGVTLALGQALAALGCEVDYYSYHEAFPGTREHGSLHGVRFPWKVAAHLAREARRYDVLDITTGDAWAWARLGRPGARERHALVTRSHGLEHTFSERLRASAREGHLRLSWKYPLYHGGFRLWEVRQSLLLADHAVLLNTLDAAYAREHLGVPADHLSVIPHGLDAPFHGLPAPRPSAPGAPLRVACVGSWLPLKGRDEMVAVATRLHAEGVAFSLSLYGTGAKEDEVLAAFPAQVRERLRVVPRYPRTELPRLLEAEEVLLFPSHSEGFGMALVEAMACGLAPVSSPVGVAPQVVRNGQTGMLIPIGDVSGLVGALRAFAENREQLQSLRQAAQSEVRSLTWRDIAARTLSLYETLLRNQRKP, encoded by the coding sequence ATGCGAGTCCTCCTCGGCATCCACCATCCGCTGGACCCGAACCTGGGCGCCCCGGGCGTGACGCTCGCGCTGGGACAGGCGCTGGCGGCGCTGGGCTGCGAGGTGGACTACTACAGCTACCACGAGGCGTTTCCCGGCACGCGCGAGCACGGCTCGCTGCACGGCGTGCGCTTCCCGTGGAAGGTCGCCGCGCACCTGGCGCGCGAGGCCCGCAGGTACGATGTCCTCGACATCACCACCGGGGATGCGTGGGCCTGGGCGCGGCTGGGCCGGCCCGGTGCGCGCGAGCGCCATGCGCTGGTGACGCGCAGCCATGGCCTGGAGCACACCTTCTCCGAGCGCCTGCGCGCGTCCGCTCGCGAGGGCCACCTGCGCCTGAGCTGGAAGTACCCGCTCTACCATGGGGGCTTCCGCCTCTGGGAGGTGCGCCAGTCGCTGCTGCTGGCGGACCACGCGGTGCTCCTCAACACGCTCGACGCCGCGTACGCGCGCGAGCACCTGGGCGTGCCCGCGGACCACCTCAGCGTCATCCCGCATGGGCTGGATGCGCCCTTCCACGGGCTGCCAGCTCCCCGGCCTTCGGCTCCCGGTGCGCCGCTGCGCGTGGCCTGCGTGGGCAGTTGGCTGCCGCTGAAGGGCCGCGACGAGATGGTGGCCGTCGCCACGCGGCTGCACGCGGAGGGCGTCGCCTTCTCGCTGTCGCTGTACGGCACGGGCGCGAAGGAGGACGAGGTGCTCGCGGCCTTCCCCGCGCAGGTACGGGAGCGGCTGCGCGTGGTGCCTCGCTATCCGCGCACCGAATTGCCGCGGCTGCTGGAGGCCGAGGAAGTGCTCCTCTTCCCCAGCCACTCGGAAGGCTTCGGCATGGCGCTGGTGGAGGCCATGGCCTGCGGGCTGGCACCGGTGTCGTCGCCAGTGGGCGTGGCCCCGCAGGTGGTGAGGAATGGGCAGACAGGCATGCTCATTCCCATTGGCGACGTGTCGGGTCTGGTGGGTGCGTTGCGCGCGTTCGCGGAGAACCGTGAACAATTGCAGTCACTGCGTCAGGCGGCGCAGTCCGAGGTGAGAAGTCTCACGTGGCGAGACATCGCCGCTCGCACCCTCTCGCTCTACGAGACGCTTCTCCGCAACCAAAGAAAGCCATGA